A single region of the Enterobacter cloacae complex sp. R_G8 genome encodes:
- a CDS encoding DUF3053 domain-containing protein, whose product MATGKSCSRWFAPIAALLMVVSLSGCFDKEGDQRKAFIDFLQNTVMRSGERLPTLTADQKKQFGPFVSDYAILYGYSQQVSQAMDSGIRPVVDSVNAIRVPQDYVTQREPLRQSNGALGVLSQQLQNAKMQADASRSALKQGDDLKPVFDKVYEKVVTKPSDAMQPLIPAAQIFTQQLVQVGDFISQQGTQVSFVANGIQFPTSQQASQYNTLIGPLASQHQAFSQAWSAAVAATE is encoded by the coding sequence ATGGCGACAGGAAAGTCCTGCTCTCGCTGGTTTGCGCCTATTGCGGCGTTGTTAATGGTTGTTAGCCTGAGTGGGTGTTTTGATAAAGAAGGCGATCAGCGCAAGGCGTTTATCGATTTTCTGCAGAATACAGTGATGCGCAGCGGCGAGCGTTTGCCGACGCTGACTGCGGATCAGAAAAAACAGTTTGGCCCCTTCGTGTCTGATTACGCCATTCTCTATGGTTATTCACAGCAGGTGAGCCAGGCGATGGACTCCGGTATTCGTCCGGTTGTGGATAGCGTTAACGCCATTCGTGTCCCGCAGGATTATGTGACCCAGCGTGAACCGCTGCGCCAGTCTAACGGTGCGCTCGGTGTGCTGAGCCAGCAGTTGCAGAATGCAAAAATGCAGGCTGATGCGTCACGTTCCGCGCTGAAACAGGGCGACGATCTCAAACCGGTCTTCGACAAAGTGTATGAGAAAGTGGTGACCAAACCGTCTGACGCCATGCAACCGCTGATCCCGGCCGCGCAGATCTTCACGCAGCAGCTGGTTCAGGTGGGGGATTTTATCTCCCAGCAAGGGACTCAGGTGAGTTTTGTTGCCAACGGTATTCAGTTCCCGACCTCACAGCAGGCAAGTCAGTACAATACGCTGATTGGGCCGCTGGCCTCCCAGCACCAGGCCTTTAGCCAGGCGTGGAGTGCGGCCGTCGCTGCCACAGAATAA
- a CDS encoding HTH-type transcriptional regulator yields MEYKDPEFELLSSLEQIIFKDVPQTVTLQQKSNPFTEYEQLRKGTGLKTDEFARAMGVSVAMVLEWESKREKPTPTELKLMRLIQANPALSKQIA; encoded by the coding sequence ATGGAATATAAAGATCCTGAGTTTGAGCTGCTGAGCAGCCTGGAACAGATTATTTTTAAAGATGTGCCGCAGACCGTTACCCTGCAACAAAAATCCAATCCCTTTACAGAATATGAGCAATTGCGCAAAGGGACAGGACTAAAAACGGATGAATTCGCCAGAGCGATGGGTGTCAGCGTGGCGATGGTGCTGGAGTGGGAGTCGAAACGAGAGAAACCCACGCCAACCGAGTTAAAGCTGATGCGCCTGATTCAGGCCAACCCTGCACTCAGCAAACAGATAGCATGA